The Neochlamydia sp. S13 genome has a segment encoding these proteins:
- a CDS encoding peptide chain release factor 3: protein MSPLENKVDLQAEIFKRRTFAIISHPDAGKTTLTEKLLLYSGMLHTAGIVRGRKGRKAAASDWMAMEQERGISITSSAMQFPYKETLINILDTPGHEDFSEDTYRTLTAADCAIMVIDAAKGVEKQTRKLFEVCRLRKIPVLTFINKMDMPGRDPLDLMNEVENVLGIQSTAFNWPIGCGASFKGVYDRLEKQVLLFAKTSVGGAQKAEITRYPLNSPEIVLLMGEEAHHHLMQELELLEMAGNPFDYKHFLAGNVTPVFFASALTNFGVEPFFDAFIHLAPPPQPRLVNLNNGEEKTLDPVEAPFSAYVFKIQANMDKKHRDSMAFLRICSGRFERDMLVKHHRTAKEVRLSRPHGMLAGERTIVDTGYAGDVIGVINPGVFSVGDTISTKGGFNFKPIPHFQPEIFAHVSPKDVGKRKSFDKGVYQLTEEGAIQLLKPYEYGAELIFAAVGQLQFEVMQYRLKDEYGVDTTVSSLPYKCSAWLLGDIKTFQKPSNSLIVQDRYNRPIALFTETWEKQYAVKQNLEHQLVDIL, encoded by the coding sequence GTGAGCCCCTTAGAAAATAAAGTAGACCTGCAAGCTGAGATTTTTAAACGCCGGACATTTGCCATTATCAGCCATCCTGATGCGGGCAAAACGACCCTGACAGAAAAGCTGTTGCTTTATTCCGGTATGCTTCATACCGCAGGAATTGTACGGGGGCGTAAAGGACGCAAAGCTGCCGCTTCCGATTGGATGGCTATGGAACAAGAAAGAGGGATTTCTATTACCTCCTCGGCCATGCAGTTTCCTTACAAAGAGACATTGATTAATATTTTAGATACCCCTGGTCACGAAGATTTTTCTGAAGACACCTATAGAACTCTCACAGCTGCTGACTGTGCTATTATGGTTATCGATGCTGCTAAAGGGGTTGAGAAACAAACGCGTAAGCTCTTCGAAGTGTGCCGACTTCGCAAAATCCCAGTCTTGACCTTTATTAATAAAATGGACATGCCTGGACGCGATCCCCTCGACCTTATGAATGAAGTAGAGAATGTGCTCGGCATTCAATCTACAGCTTTTAATTGGCCGATTGGCTGCGGAGCTTCTTTTAAGGGTGTATACGATCGATTAGAAAAGCAGGTGCTTCTTTTTGCAAAAACATCAGTTGGTGGCGCGCAAAAAGCTGAAATCACCCGTTATCCTCTAAATAGCCCTGAAATCGTTCTGCTTATGGGAGAAGAAGCTCACCATCATTTAATGCAAGAGCTAGAATTATTAGAAATGGCGGGTAACCCTTTTGATTATAAGCATTTCTTAGCAGGTAACGTGACTCCCGTATTTTTTGCATCGGCTTTAACCAATTTTGGTGTTGAACCTTTTTTTGATGCCTTTATCCATCTTGCCCCGCCTCCACAACCTCGCCTAGTTAACTTAAACAATGGAGAAGAAAAAACGCTCGACCCTGTAGAAGCACCGTTTAGTGCCTATGTTTTTAAAATACAAGCTAATATGGATAAAAAACATCGTGATAGCATGGCTTTTTTAAGGATTTGCTCAGGTAGATTTGAGCGCGACATGCTTGTTAAGCATCATCGCACGGCTAAAGAAGTACGCCTTTCGCGCCCTCATGGCATGCTGGCTGGAGAACGTACCATTGTGGATACAGGCTATGCTGGCGATGTAATCGGTGTAATCAATCCCGGTGTATTTTCCGTAGGCGATACCATTTCGACTAAAGGCGGTTTCAACTTTAAACCTATTCCGCATTTTCAACCCGAAATTTTTGCGCATGTTTCTCCCAAAGATGTGGGCAAGCGTAAATCCTTTGATAAAGGTGTTTATCAATTAACAGAAGAAGGAGCCATACAGCTTCTTAAACCTTACGAATATGGCGCTGAGCTAATCTTTGCTGCTGTAGGGCAGCTACAGTTCGAAGTGATGCAATACCGCTTAAAAGATGAATATGGTGTCGATACAACCGTTTCTTCCTTACCCTACAAATGCAGTGCTTGGCTACTGGGTGATATTAAAACTTTTCAAAAACCTAGTAACAGCTTAATCGTCCAAGACCGTTACAATCGGCCGATCGCTTTATTTACTGAGACATGGGAAAAGCAGTATGCTGTTAAACAAAACCTTGAGCATCAACTGGTAGATATCCTTTAA
- a CDS encoding MFS transporter gives MKVCQNTRYVFIGSHLLNAPLWAMYTLLVFIFYKDLHASPLQITLLISSKPVVAIASFYWNSFVEKRHDLLKKSIGCASVIGLLPCFFFPFIDNNWFYIFAFAVYMMASRAIIPAWMEILKIKIHAEARSKIFSVGSSINYLTSLFFPLFISRWMDNSPGIWRWGFFIAAGISLLSNFLLVTIPLPKEEPPPLNDKQNLKDTLVQPWRNFIKLMRARPDFAHFQLIFMCGGLGLMIMQPALPVFTLEVLHLSYTELVIAISVCKGIGFALTTRIWALFFNKINIYILTFLICFLATLFPIFLITASLHWIWVYVAYFVYGIMQAGSEMCWNLSGPRFARKENSAAFTGINVVLVGLRGCVGPFLGGYLGFIANSYLPLIVGGFFCLCGTGCAIYSSKKYAEKELLSKPS, from the coding sequence ATGAAAGTTTGCCAAAACACACGTTATGTCTTTATAGGGAGCCATCTCTTAAATGCCCCGCTGTGGGCGATGTATACTTTATTAGTTTTTATCTTTTATAAAGATTTGCATGCCTCGCCTTTACAGATCACTTTGCTCATTAGTTCTAAGCCTGTTGTAGCTATTGCTTCATTCTATTGGAACTCCTTTGTAGAGAAAAGGCATGACTTGCTAAAGAAGAGCATAGGATGTGCAAGTGTTATAGGACTTTTGCCCTGTTTTTTCTTCCCCTTTATTGATAATAATTGGTTTTATATCTTCGCTTTTGCAGTTTATATGATGGCCAGCAGAGCCATTATACCTGCATGGATGGAAATCCTAAAAATTAAAATTCATGCCGAAGCAAGAAGTAAAATCTTTTCCGTAGGCTCTTCAATTAATTATTTAACTAGCCTTTTCTTTCCTTTATTTATCTCTCGATGGATGGATAACAGTCCTGGCATTTGGCGGTGGGGATTTTTTATAGCAGCAGGAATAAGTTTATTGAGCAATTTTTTATTAGTTACTATCCCTTTGCCTAAAGAGGAACCCCCTCCTCTAAATGATAAGCAGAATTTAAAAGACACCCTCGTGCAGCCTTGGAGGAATTTTATCAAGTTAATGAGAGCGCGTCCAGATTTTGCCCACTTCCAACTGATCTTTATGTGTGGAGGGCTAGGGCTTATGATTATGCAGCCAGCGTTACCTGTTTTTACATTAGAAGTGCTCCACCTTTCTTATACTGAATTAGTCATTGCTATCTCTGTTTGCAAAGGGATAGGCTTTGCATTGACTACCCGTATATGGGCTTTATTTTTTAATAAGATAAACATTTATATTTTAACTTTTTTGATTTGTTTTCTAGCTACTTTATTTCCTATATTCTTGATAACAGCTAGCTTACATTGGATATGGGTGTACGTGGCTTATTTTGTCTATGGAATTATGCAGGCAGGCAGCGAGATGTGTTGGAATCTATCAGGGCCTAGGTTTGCTCGGAAAGAAAATAGTGCTGCCTTTACGGGAATCAATGTAGTATTGGTGGGGCTTAGAGGATGTGTAGGTCCTTTTTTAGGAGGTTATCTAGGATTTATTGCTAATTCCTATTTACCCTTAATAGTTGGAGGGTTTTTTTGCCTGTGTGGAACAGGGTGTGCGATCTACAGTAGCAAGAAATATGCAGAGAAGGAGCTTTTGTCAAAACCTTCTTAG
- a CDS encoding leucine-rich repeat domain-containing protein → MIPSNSTSSIQTDFRATVSANIEDAVSGELMNKAVTLVPCGHTFNEDTIIQCLARNKLCPLDRQPIKNYVPNYTIRHLAETATSHPLEREPKQEPSEEAEKHFLRGKKHVEQEEHAAAIGALLQALQLSPTYEKAQAYLEFCLKRSSSSPSVVSPSFSKPNIVPLNKSKERTLSSLEPSREGYTELLFNLLEEPQIQGNPTLKKMLESQLEELMSQESEELTEKEKVSYKWTKNLLGENKKIRQIALEKLQQIHSPSSPLPTVVPQPPASSSSLAILSAKETQAVSPQPISAVTPQSPLYTPPLSSLPVKEIQAHSSPAMSTLYYEIVHFHFPHKGGDFTEQARIIDQIYKIEPTLAVEEKAPYIFKQVLSLAKDLSPIDFGEENTINEALTLSNYSSYLLNINRLLLWQKLPEGKENLSKESIKALPLKQKGELLKAYIEELSKWMKEQDKNFTHLDLSESGLTFLPPEIGQLSQLKELDLSKNNLTTLPIEIGQLSQLHKLNLQQNQLNALPAAIGQLPKLKRLWLSNNQLNALPAAIGQLSQLEWLDLSSNKLNALPAEIGQLSQLVLLYLQQNQLTALPAEIGQLARLRTLNLSRNQLTSLPTEIGQLTQLYRLNLQQNQLAVLPTEIGQLSQL, encoded by the coding sequence ATGATCCCCTCCAATTCAACCTCTAGCATACAGACAGACTTTCGAGCTACAGTTTCAGCGAATATAGAAGATGCTGTCTCAGGGGAGTTGATGAATAAAGCGGTTACCTTAGTCCCTTGTGGCCACACCTTTAATGAAGATACCATCATCCAATGCTTAGCTCGTAATAAGCTCTGCCCCTTAGATAGGCAGCCCATCAAAAATTATGTGCCCAACTATACGATCAGGCATCTGGCTGAAACAGCCACCTCTCATCCTTTAGAAAGAGAGCCTAAACAAGAACCTAGCGAAGAAGCCGAAAAGCATTTCTTAAGAGGTAAAAAACACGTTGAACAAGAAGAGCATGCAGCAGCCATAGGAGCTTTACTGCAGGCTCTACAATTAAGCCCTACTTATGAAAAAGCCCAAGCCTACCTAGAGTTTTGCCTTAAACGCTCCTCAAGCTCTCCTTCGGTTGTATCCCCCTCCTTTTCAAAGCCCAATATTGTCCCTTTAAATAAAAGTAAAGAAAGAACACTTTCCTCTTTAGAGCCTTCTAGGGAAGGTTATACTGAACTTTTGTTCAATCTTCTAGAAGAACCGCAAATCCAAGGCAATCCAACTTTAAAGAAAATGCTAGAAAGCCAATTGGAAGAGTTGATGAGCCAGGAGAGTGAAGAGCTGACCGAGAAAGAAAAAGTAAGTTATAAATGGACAAAAAATTTGCTAGGTGAAAATAAAAAGATAAGGCAAATTGCCCTAGAAAAACTACAGCAAATTCATAGCCCTTCTTCCCCTCTCCCAACAGTTGTTCCTCAACCTCCTGCTTCCTCATCTTCTTTAGCTATTCTCTCAGCTAAAGAAACTCAAGCTGTTTCTCCGCAGCCAATTTCTGCGGTTACTCCTCAATCTCCCCTTTATACACCTCCTTTATCTAGCTTACCTGTTAAAGAAATTCAAGCCCATTCTTCACCCGCTATGAGCACTCTTTACTACGAGATAGTACATTTCCATTTTCCTCACAAAGGGGGAGATTTTACAGAGCAAGCTCGTATTATAGATCAGATTTATAAAATTGAACCTACCCTTGCTGTGGAAGAAAAAGCCCCTTACATCTTTAAGCAAGTCTTAAGCCTAGCCAAAGATCTTTCTCCTATAGATTTTGGAGAAGAAAATACCATCAATGAAGCTCTCACCCTCTCTAATTATTCTTCCTATCTACTCAATATTAATCGCCTCTTACTTTGGCAGAAGCTGCCTGAAGGGAAAGAGAACTTAAGCAAAGAAAGCATTAAAGCTTTACCTTTAAAGCAAAAAGGAGAGCTTCTAAAGGCTTATATAGAAGAACTAAGCAAATGGATGAAAGAGCAAGATAAAAATTTCACTCACCTAGACTTAAGTGAATCAGGCTTAACTTTTTTACCTCCAGAGATAGGGCAGCTGTCTCAGCTGAAAGAGCTTGACCTAAGTAAAAACAACCTCACCACCCTCCCTATCGAAATTGGGCAGCTTTCTCAGCTGCACAAGCTTAACTTGCAGCAAAACCAGCTAAACGCTCTTCCGGCTGCGATTGGACAGCTTCCTAAGCTGAAACGTCTCTGGTTAAGCAACAACCAGCTAAACGCTCTTCCGGCTGCAATTGGACAGCTTTCTCAGTTAGAATGGCTTGACTTGAGCAGCAACAAGCTAAATGCTCTTCCTGCTGAAATTGGACAGCTTTCTCAGTTAGTATTGCTTTACTTGCAGCAAAACCAGCTCACCGCTCTGCCTGCAGAAATTGGGCAACTAGCTCGATTGAGGACGCTTAACTTAAGCCGAAATCAGCTAACCTCCCTCCCTACAGAGATAGGCCAGCTGACTCAGTTATATCGTCTTAACTTGCAACAAAACCAATTAGCCGTTCTTCCTACTGAAATTGGGCAGCTTTCTCAGTTATGA
- a CDS encoding flagellar export chaperone FlgN, which translates to MHFSNRKNDIIRDELNEVKMIDEALKIAMSALVNVLRELLANMEEEQYAIMAQNAPAFQVIMNSREPLLNSMQAFRGAMVQEINKLKDLHPEHADLESDQERLKNLARLAGADNIELLTLRDQILALSEQMEKQNSYNKLLLGNQQNESDTENYSHQYKPRLAARVKPQKSSILPKQILQTIERTAEEN; encoded by the coding sequence ATGCATTTTTCCAATAGAAAAAATGATATTATACGTGATGAGCTTAATGAGGTAAAGATGATAGACGAAGCATTAAAAATTGCCATGAGCGCTCTCGTAAATGTTTTGCGTGAGTTGTTAGCCAATATGGAAGAAGAGCAGTATGCTATTATGGCGCAAAATGCTCCAGCCTTTCAAGTGATCATGAATAGTAGAGAGCCGCTCCTAAATTCTATGCAAGCTTTCAGAGGTGCAATGGTGCAGGAAATCAATAAGTTAAAAGACCTTCATCCCGAGCATGCCGATCTTGAAAGCGATCAAGAAAGGTTAAAAAATTTAGCTCGATTGGCAGGCGCTGATAACATTGAGCTGTTAACTCTGCGGGATCAAATTTTAGCTCTTTCAGAGCAGATGGAAAAGCAAAACAGTTATAATAAACTGCTTTTAGGTAATCAGCAAAATGAGTCTGATACCGAAAATTATTCCCATCAATACAAACCTCGACTAGCCGCTAGGGTTAAGCCTCAAAAAAGTTCTATTCTCCCTAAGCAGATTCTTCAGACAATAGAAAGAACGGCCGAAGAAAATTAA
- a CDS encoding AMP nucleosidase codes for MEEDCNYNFNVNPLEEKIATDTLERYSGSTVQDFQPYLLLTNFPRYVRQFANDRNLPILEGSMFSVAHSPEEKVSILDFKIGSAAAALIIDLCAFLPIRAALLLGMCGGLRKHHKIGDYFVPVAGIRGEGTSDFYFPQEVPSMANFLVQKCVSNVLDRQNSTYHIGITHTTNKRFWEFNENFKSRLEKTRPQAIEMECATLFMASYYHKLPLGALLLISDLPLGKDGVKTKQSSEKVYQEYTIDHVDKGVKIMLELDATLNHQAKGVFRGARRRFESPKVVISDS; via the coding sequence ATGGAAGAAGATTGTAATTATAATTTCAATGTGAATCCCCTGGAAGAAAAGATTGCTACAGATACTTTAGAGCGTTATTCAGGATCGACCGTGCAAGATTTTCAACCTTACCTGCTGCTTACTAATTTCCCTCGCTATGTTAGGCAATTTGCTAATGATCGTAATCTACCTATCCTAGAGGGATCTATGTTTTCTGTAGCCCACTCTCCAGAGGAAAAAGTAAGTATCTTGGATTTCAAAATAGGGTCTGCAGCAGCAGCCCTTATCATCGATCTGTGCGCTTTTTTGCCTATTCGTGCCGCCTTGCTGTTAGGTATGTGTGGAGGCTTGAGAAAGCATCATAAAATTGGGGATTACTTTGTGCCGGTGGCAGGTATAAGAGGAGAAGGGACATCGGACTTTTATTTTCCGCAGGAGGTGCCCTCGATGGCTAATTTTCTTGTACAAAAATGTGTAAGTAATGTTCTTGATCGGCAAAATTCCACTTATCACATTGGCATTACGCACACCACGAACAAGCGTTTTTGGGAGTTTAACGAAAACTTTAAAAGCCGTTTAGAAAAAACACGTCCTCAAGCGATAGAAATGGAATGCGCCACCCTTTTTATGGCTAGCTATTACCATAAGCTTCCCCTTGGGGCTCTTCTTCTTATCTCCGATCTGCCTTTAGGTAAAGATGGAGTGAAAACTAAACAAAGCTCTGAAAAAGTTTACCAAGAATATACGATCGATCATGTAGATAAAGGCGTGAAAATTATGCTTGAACTGGATGCGACTTTAAATCATCAAGCCAAAGGTGTTTTTCGAGGGGCAAGGCGCCGCTTTGAGTCCCCTAAGGTAGTCATATCTGACAGTTAG
- the mutY gene encoding A/G-specific adenine glycosylase, whose translation MHILLGFMYSIDFKRLKEWFLAEKRTLPWRHHPSPYAVWVSEVMLQQTQVSVVIPYFHRWMQRFPSIASLAEADLDEIIKIWEGLGYYSRARSLHQAAQYVVTHHQGQLPSNEEELKKIKGLGPYTVGAILSFAFRQRAAAVDGNVIRVLSRYFEIKEDFAKNKTVSNLRKIALEILPEDEAWIQNEALIELGATICKKKPKCMECPLRSSCKGYRNGTAQQLPFKSTKVETSYLYRAVPIIIFDNKLLVKRGQKGEIMSDLHEFPYFETPPLGWSYQRLQEEIFLQWSLETQYIKELPQVKHSFTRYQASLKPVLFHSLYERPITDHTWLTHETLRQLAFSSGHRRIFMGLNLKA comes from the coding sequence ATGCATATTTTATTAGGTTTTATGTATTCAATTGATTTTAAAAGGCTTAAGGAATGGTTCTTAGCTGAGAAACGCACTCTTCCCTGGCGTCATCATCCATCTCCTTATGCTGTCTGGGTATCGGAAGTCATGTTGCAGCAAACTCAAGTCTCCGTGGTTATTCCTTACTTTCATCGATGGATGCAGCGATTTCCCTCTATAGCTTCCCTTGCTGAGGCAGATCTTGATGAGATCATTAAAATATGGGAAGGTTTAGGATATTATTCAAGAGCAAGAAGCTTACATCAAGCCGCTCAATATGTTGTAACTCATCATCAGGGGCAACTCCCTTCTAATGAAGAGGAATTAAAAAAGATAAAAGGATTAGGCCCTTACACCGTGGGGGCCATTTTAAGTTTTGCTTTTCGTCAACGTGCTGCAGCTGTAGATGGCAATGTTATTCGCGTCTTATCCCGTTATTTTGAGATTAAAGAGGATTTTGCTAAAAATAAAACCGTAAGTAATTTACGTAAAATTGCCCTAGAAATCCTCCCTGAGGATGAGGCTTGGATTCAAAATGAAGCTCTCATTGAACTAGGGGCAACAATATGTAAGAAAAAGCCTAAATGTATGGAGTGTCCTTTAAGATCTAGCTGTAAGGGCTATAGGAATGGTACAGCTCAGCAATTACCCTTTAAATCCACCAAAGTGGAAACAAGCTATCTATATCGAGCAGTTCCTATCATTATATTTGATAATAAATTACTTGTCAAACGAGGACAAAAAGGTGAAATCATGTCCGATTTACATGAATTTCCTTATTTTGAAACTCCTCCCCTGGGCTGGAGCTATCAGCGTCTTCAAGAAGAGATATTTCTGCAATGGTCTTTAGAAACTCAATATATCAAAGAGCTTCCCCAAGTTAAGCACTCTTTTACAAGATATCAAGCTAGTTTAAAGCCCGTACTCTTTCATTCTTTGTATGAAAGGCCTATTACGGATCATACCTGGCTCACTCATGAAACGCTGAGGCAGCTGGCCTTTTCCTCAGGTCATCGTCGTATCTTCATGGGCCTAAATTTAAAAGCATGA